A stretch of Lysobacter sp. K5869 DNA encodes these proteins:
- a CDS encoding response regulator transcription factor: MSSKPSDAVPAAQPRLLLVDDDADILALLARYLGANGCKTSAASSAAQARAAVAAGGIDLVLLDLGLPDEDGLSLLRHLQTQWRGPVIVVSGRGEAVDRVVGLELGADDYIAKPFDFRELLARVRSVLRRAAAPAAAPASESLAFEGFRLDLSSRRLSDAAGAEIALTTGEFQLLRALLQRPQQVLSRDELMTALHGREAGPYDRTIDVAIGRLRRKLESDPSAPSLIKAVRGAGYLFAAAVSPA; encoded by the coding sequence ATGTCCTCCAAACCCAGCGACGCCGTCCCGGCCGCGCAGCCGCGGCTGCTGCTGGTCGACGACGACGCCGACATCCTCGCGCTGCTGGCGCGTTACCTCGGCGCCAACGGCTGCAAGACCTCGGCCGCGTCGAGCGCGGCGCAAGCGCGCGCGGCGGTGGCGGCGGGCGGCATCGATCTGGTGTTGCTGGACCTGGGCCTGCCCGACGAGGACGGCCTGTCGCTGCTGCGCCATCTGCAAACGCAATGGCGCGGCCCGGTGATCGTGGTCAGCGGCCGCGGCGAAGCGGTGGACCGCGTGGTCGGCCTGGAGCTCGGCGCCGACGATTACATCGCCAAGCCCTTCGATTTCCGCGAACTGCTGGCGCGCGTGCGCTCGGTGCTGCGGCGCGCGGCCGCGCCGGCCGCGGCGCCCGCATCGGAGTCGCTCGCGTTCGAAGGTTTCCGTCTGGACTTGTCCTCGCGCCGCCTCAGCGACGCGGCCGGCGCCGAGATCGCGCTGACCACCGGCGAATTCCAATTGCTGCGCGCCTTGCTGCAGCGTCCGCAGCAAGTGCTCAGCCGCGACGAGCTGATGACCGCGCTGCACGGCCGCGAAGCCGGGCCGTACGACCGCACCATCGACGTCGCCATCGGCCGGCTGCGGCGCAAGCTCGAATCCGATCCGTCCGCGCCGAGCCTGATCAAGGCAGTGCGCGGCGCCGGCTATCTGTTCGCCGCCGCGGTGAGCCCGGCATGA
- a CDS encoding cystathionine beta-lyase, whose protein sequence is MPLDWRSKLAHPDAAAPAGFRSLATPVYRGSTTLFASAAHVHDHWDRRETPYTYGLYGTPTTLELAARIAELEGGGHCFIVPGGQAAISLVDIAVLKAGGHVLIPDCIYGPHREFSDRWLSRWNIRAEYYDPMIGAGIAALLRPETQLVWCESPGSVTMEVQDVPAIAAAAHAAGVPVALDNTYAAGVFFDAFAHGADIAVQALTKYIGGHSDLLLGSVTVRDEALYQSLGDAQQLLGMGASPDDCSLALRGLQTLGVRLDHLQRSTLDVARWLQAQPRVARVRHPALPGSPGHEIWQRDFTGSASVFSVEFDAALSQDAVVAFIDRLRLFKIGYSWGGTTSLVVPQFSLHRDLPRAGRNLVRFNIGLERSEDLIDDLRASLAQLPA, encoded by the coding sequence ATGCCTTTGGACTGGCGTTCCAAGCTCGCCCATCCCGACGCCGCCGCGCCGGCCGGATTCCGTTCCCTCGCCACCCCGGTCTACCGCGGCTCGACCACGCTGTTCGCCAGCGCCGCGCACGTGCACGACCACTGGGACCGGCGCGAAACCCCCTACACCTACGGCCTGTACGGCACCCCGACCACGCTGGAACTGGCCGCGCGCATCGCCGAATTGGAAGGCGGCGGCCACTGCTTCATCGTCCCGGGCGGACAGGCGGCGATCAGCTTGGTCGACATCGCCGTGCTCAAAGCCGGCGGCCACGTGCTGATCCCCGATTGCATCTACGGCCCGCACCGCGAGTTCTCCGACCGCTGGCTCAGCCGCTGGAACATCCGCGCCGAGTACTACGACCCGATGATCGGCGCCGGCATCGCCGCGCTGCTGCGGCCGGAAACCCAGCTGGTGTGGTGCGAAAGCCCCGGCTCGGTGACGATGGAAGTGCAGGACGTGCCGGCCATCGCCGCCGCCGCGCACGCCGCCGGCGTGCCGGTCGCGCTCGACAACACCTACGCGGCCGGCGTGTTCTTCGACGCCTTCGCCCACGGCGCCGACATCGCCGTGCAAGCGCTGACCAAGTACATCGGCGGCCACAGCGACTTGCTGCTCGGCTCGGTGACCGTGCGCGACGAAGCGTTGTACCAATCTCTCGGCGACGCCCAGCAACTGCTAGGCATGGGCGCCTCGCCGGACGATTGCAGTCTGGCGCTGCGCGGCCTGCAGACTCTGGGCGTGCGCTTGGATCATCTGCAGCGCAGCACGCTGGACGTGGCGCGCTGGCTGCAAGCGCAGCCCCGGGTGGCGCGCGTGCGCCATCCGGCACTGCCGGGCAGTCCCGGGCATGAGATCTGGCAGCGCGATTTCACCGGTTCGGCCAGCGTGTTCTCGGTCGAATTCGATGCCGCGCTGAGCCAGGACGCCGTGGTCGCCTTCATCGACCGGCTGCGGCTGTTCAAGATCGGCTACAGCTGGGGCGGCACCACCAGTCTGGTCGTGCCGCAGTTCTCGCTGCACCGCGACTTGCCGCGGGCCGGGCGCAATCTGGTGCGGTTCAACATAGGCCTGGAGCGCAGCGAAGATTTGATCGACGACCTGCGCGCGTCGCTGGCGCAGTTGCCGGCTTGA
- a CDS encoding ribbon-helix-helix protein, CopG family: MKHQRMTLSLDAGEMAELEDMALRGNSNKTEVIRRAIRIYMLLEQMRAEGKELHAQEQPGSRQLERLVFV, translated from the coding sequence ATGAAGCACCAACGCATGACTCTGAGCCTGGACGCGGGCGAAATGGCCGAACTCGAAGACATGGCCCTGCGTGGAAACTCCAACAAGACCGAAGTGATCCGGCGCGCGATCCGCATCTATATGTTGCTGGAACAAATGCGCGCCGAGGGCAAGGAGTTGCATGCGCAGGAGCAGCCGGGCTCGCGGCAACTGGAACGGCTGGTGTTCGTCTGA
- a CDS encoding PAS domain S-box protein, whose translation MSADASFAGLFEAVPDALLLVDGDGRIVQTNAQAERLFGYAPGELLRMDVETLIPAAARDRHRRYRESYMARPHVRPMGVSGQSLIGLRPDGSQFPVEIALSPIGGAHGPRYLASVRDISETQRARQALVRARYDALAARIGQLALEAQDESGVVDALPRLLADALDIPTVAVLFVSSDRQSVEIRAGVGLDDGGAALDEAALLAGIGAGETAVTEDFASADAPRFALPAAAGSGVLVPLLDRGRPMGALLARAPRPRHFDHDALHLLRSVANLTAAFVQRRRTEEQLAHSQRLDAIGQLTGGIAHDFNNLLTVMSGSLQLLELECGDKPEAGELIASALRSVGRGAELTGKLLAFARRQRLSPRAVDVPALLRDVESMLKRTLGDSVHLHVHCAAPLAAAYADPGQLEAALLNLALNARDAMPRGGEIAIDASVFEVAARDDGSELAEGDYLRVVVADTGRGMAPETLARAMEPFFTTKEAGRGSGLGLSMVYGFAKQSGGDLRIDSALGYGTRVELFLPAARAPAAAPAPAGGAHAPGRGETVLVVEDDAAVRAIALAFLRASGYRAVAVGSAGEALRYLAGEGEAAVMFSDVMLGEGMNGKELAAAARRLRPRLPVVLTSGYETETANAGEAFDLLRKPYRREQVAAAIARAIGSGDA comes from the coding sequence ATGAGCGCGGACGCGTCCTTCGCCGGTTTGTTCGAGGCGGTGCCCGACGCGTTGTTGCTGGTCGACGGCGACGGCCGCATCGTCCAGACCAACGCCCAGGCCGAGCGCCTGTTCGGCTACGCGCCGGGCGAATTGCTGCGCATGGACGTGGAAACGCTGATCCCGGCGGCCGCGCGCGACCGCCACCGCCGTTACCGCGAAAGCTACATGGCGCGGCCGCACGTGCGGCCGATGGGCGTGAGCGGGCAGAGCCTGATCGGCTTGCGCCCCGACGGCAGCCAGTTTCCGGTGGAGATCGCGCTGAGCCCGATCGGCGGCGCGCATGGGCCGCGTTATCTGGCCTCGGTGCGCGATATCTCCGAAACCCAGCGCGCCCGGCAGGCGCTGGTGCGCGCGCGCTACGACGCGCTGGCCGCGCGCATCGGCCAGTTGGCGCTGGAAGCGCAGGACGAATCGGGCGTGGTCGACGCCTTGCCGCGCTTGCTCGCCGACGCGCTGGATATTCCGACCGTGGCGGTGCTGTTCGTCTCCAGCGACCGCCAGAGCGTGGAAATCCGCGCCGGTGTCGGCCTCGACGACGGCGGCGCAGCCTTGGACGAAGCGGCGTTGCTGGCCGGCATCGGCGCGGGCGAAACCGCGGTGACCGAAGATTTCGCCAGTGCCGACGCGCCGCGCTTCGCCTTGCCCGCGGCCGCCGGCAGCGGCGTGCTGGTGCCGTTGCTCGACCGCGGCCGGCCGATGGGCGCGCTGCTGGCGCGCGCGCCGCGGCCGCGCCACTTCGATCACGATGCGCTGCACTTGCTGCGTTCGGTCGCCAACCTCACCGCCGCGTTCGTGCAGCGCCGCCGCACCGAGGAACAACTCGCGCATTCGCAGCGGCTGGACGCCATCGGCCAGCTCACCGGCGGCATCGCCCACGATTTCAACAACCTGCTTACGGTGATGTCCGGCAGCTTGCAGTTGCTGGAACTGGAATGCGGCGACAAGCCCGAGGCCGGCGAACTGATCGCCAGCGCGCTGCGCTCGGTCGGCCGCGGCGCCGAACTCACCGGCAAGCTGCTCGCGTTTGCGCGGCGGCAGCGCCTGAGCCCGCGCGCGGTCGACGTGCCGGCCTTGCTGCGCGATGTCGAGAGCATGCTCAAACGCACGCTCGGCGACAGCGTGCACCTGCATGTGCACTGCGCCGCGCCGCTGGCCGCGGCCTACGCCGACCCGGGCCAACTGGAAGCCGCGCTGCTGAATCTCGCGCTCAACGCGCGCGACGCGATGCCGCGCGGCGGCGAGATCGCCATCGACGCCAGCGTCTTCGAGGTCGCGGCGCGCGACGACGGGAGCGAGCTGGCCGAAGGCGATTATCTGCGCGTCGTCGTCGCCGACACCGGCCGCGGCATGGCCCCGGAAACCTTGGCGCGGGCGATGGAACCGTTTTTCACCACCAAGGAAGCCGGGCGCGGCAGCGGCCTGGGCCTGAGCATGGTGTACGGCTTCGCCAAGCAGAGCGGCGGCGACCTGCGCATCGACAGCGCCTTGGGCTACGGCACGCGAGTCGAATTGTTCCTGCCCGCCGCGCGCGCGCCCGCGGCCGCGCCGGCGCCGGCGGGCGGCGCGCACGCGCCGGGGCGCGGCGAAACCGTGCTGGTGGTCGAAGACGACGCGGCGGTGCGGGCGATCGCGCTGGCGTTCCTGCGCGCGTCGGGCTATCGCGCGGTCGCGGTCGGCAGCGCCGGCGAGGCCTTGCGCTATCTGGCGGGCGAGGGCGAAGCGGCGGTGATGTTCAGCGACGTCATGCTCGGCGAAGGCATGAACGGCAAGGAGCTGGCCGCGGCGGCGCGGCGCTTGCGGCCGCGCTTGCCGGTGGTGCTGACCTCCGGCTACGAGACCGAAACCGCGAATGCGGGCGAGGCCTTCGATCTGTTGCGCAAGCCGTATCGGCGCGAGCAGGTGGCCGCGGCGATCGCGCGCGCGATCGGTTCGGGCGACGCCTGA
- a CDS encoding porin — translation MKMKLLDYTLIGILAGLSSAAGAQQLPAPVAAGPAAASPSPRAADPAAAEPPLKCGDDGCDNGDGVLFELRTRGRRQPLTVGTTDRSSSQALQPDRRVTIEAEQPRSEWRGAPKPGRAVAVGKWSLQLPGGGVVWATEDPNLGQPHMAVSAPTLLGFENGRVVKPVKFYTYNNYSAFIKRSEVLLFRATDTDLAAPIARVDLPNAAVGEAEWNGELDPGLRLRNGDELVYIVRAYGEDGSFDETYPNRLQLVTPSEAERGSRLLRDSVEKSQNTKFSVEEAEQRSQIDRVFGQDALRRQNIAVYGSRIRIQGRNIPDRESIKINGRSHPIDLERKFVAEYLVPVGQHRFDVEVGGGKAGASHRALDVDVTGKYLFAVALADVTAYKGSTRGSVETVANDKRLADDNLVVDGRLAFYLKGKYRGKYLVTAQADTQEREVGRLFNGFWDADPQDVFRRLDPDQYYPVYGDDSTTYRDVDTMGRLYLRADWDKNQALWGNFNTGLTGTEYAQYNRSLYGAALSWRSRRSTALGEPGTQLRVFGSQAQTAPGHTELLGTNGSLYYLKHGDLLPGSDKLAVEVRDRTTGRVQSRVELVRGADYEIDELQGRVLLTRRLDQITRQNAPSLTRDRPLDGFDQVLLADYEYVPTGFDPDDTTLGVRGKHWFGEHLAVGGTWIDENRSGEDYTLQGADLTLQAGRGTFLKVENSRTQATSAPIFYSDNGGLSFSELNAGLQDRRGRARSVEARANFKELGWTEGEWTASAWSRRVDKGYSISRYDTNEAVEERGVEVYGELTPAVRVFARYSEAERGKASLTQAQASAEWRFTDEATLSAEVRRVQEDRANGLDANGVLAAVQYKQRFGSKLELYGTVQKTVDDDHGRYAPNDSVALGGKYAFGELSNVGAEVVHGDRGDAVKLDAEYRLAPDHSIYGAYTYSTDTTDYDPLFDDRRNTGWTLGQRWRLSNQVNLYNESVFLKAPNESGLGHTFGMDFYPGEGWNLGFALTKSTLEREAALGTVERRGASLTGGRSSVDTQWQSKLEWRRDTGAERREQWTSTNRFLHKFDDSFRIAGRLNYSQTRDQLNAQAGAKFVEGNAGFAWRPFDTTRWAILGKYTYLYDVSSLGQVGPDIATYDQRTQVLAFEGVYNPNHRWEFAGKLARRVGEVRFGRQEGKWEDSTTTFAAVQARYRVHEVWHGLAEYRWLDVRDGGTRTGVLLGVDRDLGKNFRAGVGYNFTDYSDDLTNFDYDHRGWFLNLVGSY, via the coding sequence ATGAAAATGAAACTGTTGGACTACACCCTGATCGGCATCCTGGCCGGTCTTTCCTCGGCCGCCGGCGCGCAGCAACTGCCCGCGCCGGTCGCCGCCGGCCCGGCCGCGGCGTCGCCGTCGCCGCGGGCGGCGGATCCGGCCGCCGCCGAGCCGCCGCTGAAGTGCGGCGACGACGGCTGCGACAACGGCGACGGCGTGCTGTTCGAGTTGCGCACGCGCGGCAGGCGCCAGCCGTTGACGGTCGGCACCACCGACCGATCGAGCTCGCAGGCCCTGCAGCCCGATCGCCGCGTCACCATCGAGGCCGAGCAGCCGCGTTCCGAATGGAGGGGCGCGCCCAAGCCCGGCCGGGCCGTCGCGGTCGGCAAGTGGTCGCTGCAACTGCCCGGCGGCGGCGTGGTGTGGGCGACCGAGGATCCCAATCTCGGCCAGCCGCACATGGCCGTCTCGGCGCCGACGCTGCTGGGCTTCGAGAACGGCCGCGTCGTCAAGCCGGTGAAGTTCTACACCTACAACAACTATTCCGCGTTCATCAAACGCAGCGAAGTGTTGTTGTTCCGCGCCACCGACACCGACCTGGCGGCGCCGATCGCCCGGGTCGATCTGCCCAACGCCGCGGTCGGCGAGGCCGAATGGAACGGCGAGCTCGATCCCGGCCTGCGTCTGCGCAACGGCGACGAACTGGTGTACATCGTCCGCGCTTACGGCGAGGACGGCAGCTTCGACGAGACCTATCCCAACCGCCTGCAACTGGTCACCCCGAGCGAAGCCGAGCGCGGATCGCGGCTGTTGCGCGATTCGGTGGAGAAATCGCAGAACACGAAATTCAGCGTCGAAGAAGCCGAGCAGCGCAGCCAGATCGACCGGGTGTTCGGCCAGGACGCTCTGCGGCGCCAGAACATCGCCGTCTACGGCTCGCGCATCCGCATCCAGGGACGCAACATCCCGGACCGCGAGTCGATCAAGATCAACGGCCGCTCGCATCCGATCGACCTGGAGCGCAAGTTCGTCGCCGAATATCTGGTGCCGGTCGGGCAGCACCGCTTCGATGTCGAAGTCGGCGGCGGCAAGGCGGGGGCGAGCCATCGTGCGCTCGATGTCGACGTCACCGGCAAGTATTTGTTCGCGGTCGCGCTGGCGGATGTCACCGCGTACAAGGGCAGCACCCGCGGCTCGGTCGAAACCGTGGCCAACGACAAGCGTTTGGCCGACGACAACCTGGTCGTCGACGGGCGGCTCGCGTTCTATCTGAAGGGCAAGTACCGCGGCAAGTATCTCGTCACCGCGCAGGCCGACACCCAGGAGCGCGAAGTCGGCCGACTGTTCAACGGCTTCTGGGACGCCGATCCGCAGGACGTGTTCCGCCGCCTCGATCCGGATCAGTACTACCCGGTCTACGGCGACGATTCCACGACCTACCGCGATGTCGACACGATGGGCCGGCTGTACCTGCGCGCGGACTGGGACAAGAACCAGGCGCTGTGGGGCAATTTCAACACCGGCCTGACCGGCACCGAGTACGCCCAATACAACCGCTCGCTGTACGGCGCGGCGCTGAGCTGGCGCAGCCGGCGCAGCACCGCGCTGGGCGAGCCGGGCACCCAGCTGCGCGTGTTCGGCTCGCAAGCGCAGACCGCGCCGGGGCATACCGAACTGCTCGGCACCAACGGCAGCCTGTATTATCTCAAGCACGGCGATCTGCTGCCGGGTTCGGACAAGCTCGCGGTGGAAGTGCGCGACCGCACCACCGGGCGGGTGCAGAGCCGGGTCGAACTGGTGCGCGGCGCCGATTACGAGATCGACGAACTGCAAGGCCGCGTGCTGCTGACCCGGCGCCTGGACCAGATCACCCGCCAGAACGCGCCCAGCCTGACCCGCGACCGGCCGCTCGACGGCTTCGACCAAGTGCTGCTGGCCGATTACGAATACGTGCCGACCGGGTTCGACCCGGACGACACCACGCTGGGCGTCCGCGGCAAGCATTGGTTCGGCGAACACCTCGCCGTCGGCGGCACCTGGATCGACGAGAACCGCTCGGGCGAGGACTACACCTTGCAAGGCGCGGACCTGACCTTGCAGGCCGGGCGCGGCACCTTCCTCAAGGTCGAGAACAGCCGCACCCAGGCCACCAGCGCGCCGATCTTCTATTCCGACAACGGCGGCCTGAGCTTCAGCGAACTCAATGCCGGCCTGCAGGACCGCCGCGGCCGCGCCCGTTCGGTCGAAGCGCGCGCGAACTTCAAGGAACTGGGTTGGACCGAGGGCGAGTGGACCGCGAGCGCGTGGTCGCGCAGGGTCGACAAGGGCTATTCGATCTCGCGCTACGACACCAATGAGGCGGTCGAGGAGCGCGGCGTCGAGGTGTACGGCGAACTGACCCCGGCCGTGCGCGTGTTCGCCCGCTACAGCGAGGCCGAGCGCGGCAAGGCGTCGTTGACCCAGGCTCAGGCCTCGGCCGAATGGCGCTTCACCGACGAAGCCACGCTCAGCGCCGAAGTGCGCCGGGTGCAGGAAGACCGCGCCAACGGCCTGGACGCCAACGGCGTGCTGGCCGCGGTGCAGTACAAGCAGCGCTTCGGCAGCAAGCTGGAGCTGTACGGGACCGTGCAGAAGACGGTCGACGACGACCACGGCCGCTACGCGCCCAACGACTCGGTCGCCCTCGGCGGCAAGTACGCGTTCGGCGAGTTGTCCAACGTCGGCGCCGAAGTCGTCCACGGCGATCGCGGCGACGCGGTCAAGCTCGACGCCGAATACCGGCTGGCCCCGGACCACTCGATCTACGGCGCCTACACCTATTCCACCGACACCACCGACTACGACCCGCTGTTCGACGACCGCCGCAACACCGGCTGGACCCTCGGCCAGCGCTGGCGCCTGTCGAATCAAGTCAACCTGTACAACGAGAGCGTGTTCCTCAAGGCGCCGAACGAATCCGGCCTGGGCCACACCTTCGGCATGGACTTCTATCCGGGCGAGGGCTGGAACCTCGGTTTCGCCCTGACCAAGTCCACGCTCGAACGCGAGGCCGCGTTGGGTACGGTCGAACGCCGCGGCGCCAGCCTGACCGGCGGGCGCAGTTCGGTCGATACCCAATGGCAGAGCAAGCTGGAATGGCGCCGCGACACCGGCGCCGAGCGGCGCGAACAATGGACCAGCACCAACCGCTTCCTGCACAAGTTCGACGACAGTTTCCGCATCGCCGGGCGGCTCAACTACTCGCAGACCCGGGACCAGCTCAATGCGCAGGCCGGCGCGAAGTTCGTCGAGGGCAACGCCGGCTTCGCATGGCGTCCGTTCGACACCACGCGTTGGGCGATCTTGGGCAAGTACACCTATCTCTACGACGTGTCGTCGCTGGGGCAGGTCGGCCCGGACATCGCCACCTACGATCAGCGCACCCAAGTGCTGGCGTTCGAGGGCGTCTACAACCCGAACCATCGTTGGGAGTTCGCCGGCAAGCTCGCGCGGCGCGTGGGCGAGGTGCGGTTCGGGCGTCAGGAAGGCAAGTGGGAGGATTCGACCACGACCTTCGCGGCGGTGCAGGCGCGCTACCGCGTGCACGAGGTCTGGCACGGTCTGGCCGAATACCGCTGGCTGGACGTGCGCGACGGCGGCACCCGCACCGGCGTGCTGCTCGGCGTGGACCGCGATCTGGGCAAGAACTTCCGCGCCGGCGTGGGCTACAACTTCACCGACTACAGCGACGATCTGACCAACTTCGATTACGACCATCGCGGCTGGTTCCTCAATCTGGTCGGCAGTTACTGA